In Candidatus Gastranaerophilales bacterium, a single window of DNA contains:
- a CDS encoding GDSL-type esterase/lipase family protein, with protein MKTIFCYGDSNTYGYKADDHTRFDKNTRWTGVLTNLLKNKCNIVEEGCNNRTAFVKSYDGLKQSGLEYLDSCLPNCPIDYFIFALGANDLQYVYKLEPKDIEAGLIKFIKKLKSYKHISNIIVIEPPELNQDIKKGFFSFQFNDYSINLSKCVHQIYSKVADSENVELITFGKDIKTAVEDNLHYTKEAHSLIGHLIFEKIKNKILTFDI; from the coding sequence ATGAAAACTATATTTTGTTACGGTGATTCAAATACATATGGCTATAAAGCTGATGACCATACCAGATTTGACAAAAATACTCGTTGGACAGGTGTTTTAACAAACCTTTTGAAAAATAAATGTAATATTGTAGAAGAAGGTTGCAACAATAGAACAGCGTTTGTAAAATCATATGATGGCTTAAAACAATCCGGATTGGAATATCTTGATTCTTGCTTACCTAATTGCCCGATTGATTATTTTATCTTTGCATTGGGGGCAAACGATTTGCAATACGTCTACAAGCTTGAACCAAAAGATATTGAAGCTGGACTTATCAAATTTATAAAAAAATTAAAATCATATAAACATATATCCAATATAATAGTTATCGAACCGCCAGAGCTTAATCAGGATATTAAAAAAGGCTTTTTTAGTTTTCAGTTTAATGATTACTCGATAAATCTTTCAAAATGTGTGCATCAAATATATTCCAAAGTGGCAGATTCTGAAAATGTAGAGTTAATAACATTCGGAAAAGACATCAAAACTGCAGTTGAAGACAATTTGCATTATACAAAAGAGGCTCATTCTCTTATCGGGCATTTGATTTTTGAGAAAATTAAAAATAAAATACTCACTTTTGATATTTAG